A stretch of DNA from bacterium:
CGGTCTCCGACCTTTTCGGGACGCCCACCGCGGCTCTCGACCTGCAGGGGAGGGTGGGACGGATCGGGGAGCCCATGAAGGCCTGCGCGGGGATGGTTGACGTGGAAGGCCAGGTGGGGCTGGAGCTCGCCCTGCGCGGTCCGGTGCAGGGACCGAAACCGATGCGGATCACCGGGCGGCTCCGGTTCCACCAGATAAACTTCAGGCAGGGGGGCGTCCTCTCCGTCACCGGCATCGAGGGGGAGCTGCCGATTGACAACAAGGTCGTCCTCAGCGCGCCCCTCCCGCTGCCCGGGAGGACCGAGGAACACCCGTCACCCTTCGGCGAGCGCCGGTACGAGCTCCTGGCCCCCTTCACCCCGCCCCCCGATCTGACCATCGGCGAGGTCCGCATCGCCGGGGGGCAGATGCCCGAGATGCGGGCGAACGACCTCGAGCTCACCTGGGGCGTCACCGGCGGCGGGTTGCACATCTGGCGCCTGGCGGCAAAGGCTCTGGGCGGCAGCCTGGTGGGCAGGCTCAACATCCTGTTGACCGACGTGGTCCCGAGCTTCAGCCTCCAGCTCGAGTTCAGCGACGTGAACGTGGGCTACCTCATCGAGGGCGTCGAGCCGACGGAAGGCGCGGAGATCAACGGAGACCTCCGCCTGAGCGGGAGCGGCGCGGATTTATCCGACATCATCACCCGGTTCGACGTGGAGGGGTCCGTCAACATCACCCGGATCGGCAAAGAGGTGCTGGATAAGATGCTCCTCTTCCTGGACCCCGAGGGCACCAATCCCTCGATCACCCAGGTCCGCGGCCTGTTGGGCGGGTTTCAGAAGCAGCCGGACCTGGTCACGATGGACCTGAAGAACCAGCGCATGACGATGAAAATCCGCGTCGTGGACACCGGCTTTTCGCTGCTCTCCCTTTTCACCAGTTTCATCAATCTCTCCGAGTTCACCATCCCCCGCATCCCCATCGCCGACATCATGCGCCGCTACATGCTTCCCGAAACCCAGGGCACAGGTGTGGACATCTACGACTGATGAATGAGACGAGGGGTTTAAACCCCTTGCCTTCTACTGATCGCTCCGCATTCAAAGCGCTCCGCCATCCCGACGGCAGGTGTCAGATATGACCGAAAAACCCCTCACCGAGACCCAGATGCGGATTCTGGGCGCCGCCCGGGGGCTCCTGGAGCACCGGTCGGTGGGCGAGCTCCGGATGCGCGACATCGCCCGGGCCGGCGGTCTGGCGCCCGCGTCGGTGTACGACCATTTCCGGGGCAAGGACGACCTCCTCCGGGCGCTGTGGCAGCTCGAGGCGGCCGATCTGGCCCGGCGCTTCGAGCGGGCCCTCGAGACCGCGGCCGATGGGGTGGAAGGCATGGTGGCCTTCGGCTACGCCGTTTTCAGCGATTTCGCCGGTTACGCCGGGAGCCGGGCGCGTACCGTCGAGTTCCTCCTGGACTCCCGCTTCGGCGGTACGGCCAAGGACGCCCTGGTCCGGGGGCACCACCAACTCCGCGCGCTGCTGGTGAGCGCCCTCCAGCGGACCTTTCCCGGCATACCGCTCCGGCGGGCCAAGGCGCTTTCCGATCTGACGCTGGCCGTCACCTCGGGGCTGGCCCTGGCCCACCTCTACGGCGGGAACGAGCTGGACCCCGATGTGCTCTTCGGGCAGTGGCTCGAGCTCCTCGAATTGTCGGTGACGCACCTGAAGGATTGATACCGATCGAGGATTAAAAAACCGACCCCCCGGGTCGGTTGGCGTTTTTAAAAAAACGGGGACCGTCAGGCCTTCCGGCGGGAGTCCAGGTTTTTCCTCGCCCCGTCGCCGCCGGGGAAGGAGCGGAAGAACTCGTCGAGAATCCCGCAGACGTACCGGTCGCACTCGGCGCAGGTCGGCACGCCCCTTTCCAGAGCGCAGGACCGAATCCGGCAATCCTCGAAGGAGCACCCCGGCGCGTCCGACGGCCCGGCGAAGCAGCCGCCGCAGGGAATCGTCCCCGCCCCGTAGTCCTTCCCGCCGACGGCCAGGGAAGGGCAGGCGTCGCAGTCCAGACCGCAGAATCCGCCGCGCTCCAGCATGAATCACCGTCCCCCGCCCAGAATCGCACCGATCAACGATGGCTGCGATACGGCGTCATTCTTATCACCGCCCCCGCCCGGAGCCGCGCCGCCGCGGAAACTAACCCTTCCGGCGGGCATCCAGGTTGGCCTGGGCCTCGGGGGCAACCGCGAAGAATTCGGCGAGCCGGTCGCAGGCGTAGTCGGGGCACTCGGCGCAGGTGTCCACGCCTCTTTGTAACGCGCAGGCCCGAATGCCGCACTCGTGGGCGTGGCAACCCGTGGGCTCCGGGGGCCGGGCAAAGCAGCCGGCGCAGGGGATGCTCTCGGGCGGAATGTCCGCCCCGTACATCTTCGACCATTCGGCGGCGACCGCCGCCAGAGCCGCCTCGTCCCCCTTGCGGGTGGCCAGGAGGGCGGGGCAGGTGTCGCAGTCTATTCCGCAGAAACCTCCGGTTTCGAGCATCACCCTCCCCCTAATGTTGGCTCCACAGGCCGATGACGTTTCCCTCGGTGTCGGCGAAATAGGCGTAGTAGCCGAAGCCCTCACCGATGTGGGTCCTGGGGGTGACGGTTTTACCCCCGGCCCGTTCCACCTCGCCCAGCTTGGCGGTGATGTCCGCCACCTCGACGTAGATGACCGGCGCGACGATTTTCGTGTCCAGGCCGCCGGTGATGCTGTTCGGGGGGCGGAACATGTGGTAACCTTGGCTGACTTCCGTCTTCCACCCGAATACGTCCCGGTAGAAGGGGGCGAGCTTTGCGGGGTTCTTCGTCGGGATATCGAAATGGCAAACGCCGTGCATTTTGTTACCTCCCTGAACGCCGCCCGAAGCGCCCGCTACTCCTTCTTCAGCGCCTCACGCGGGGCGCCGCACTTGGGGCAGACCTTCGGGCAGCAGCGCACGTCCTCGGTCTCGTGACCGCATTTGCCGCAGATGAATACCGCCACGGTTCCTGCTCGGAAAAGGGATTTCTGACACCCCCCAGAATAACCCTTTTTCGACGGGCCCGCAAGGGCGGTCCCGGGCCACCGGAGGGTTGACTAGCAAAACCCCCTTGACTATACTCACCCAGCCGTGTCTGCGACAGCGCAGCCGTAGCTCACCACCGGTGCCGGGGTGGCGGAACTGGCAGACGCGCATGGTTGAGGGCCATGTGGGGGAAACCCTGTAGGAGTTCAAGTCTCCTTCCCGGCACCAACCGACCACCGGATTCACCGACAACGGGTCGGCCGGAATCGTCCGGCTCCCCGGGCGAAGAGCCGGTAGGATTCTTTCATTTCCACCCCCAGCCGGGAACGACCAGGTTCGGCATGCCGCTCTTTAAGACCGAGGCCCTCGTCTTGGCGGCCCGCCCCCTGGGCGACACGGAAAAAATAGTCACCCTCCTCACGCCGAAGCTGGGGGTCATCCGCGCCGTGGCCAAGGGGGCCCGCCGGCCCAAGAGCCGTCTGGCCGGCGGCACGGTGGCCTACCGGGTCATCGAGGCTCTCGTTTACCGGAAGGAGGGCCGCGAGCTCGACTTCCTCTCCGAGGCGCACGTTCTTTCGGGCGCCCCCCGCATCGGGAGCGACTGGCGGCTCTTCCTCCACGCCGGCACACTGGCCGAGGTGGCCCTGGCCGCGGGCGAGGATTGCTACCAGCTCCTGCGGACCGCGCTCGAACTGCTCGAGGGCGGCATAGACCCCCGCCCGGCATCACTGTTCTTTTTCAAGAGCCTGCTAAAGGCCCAGGGGCTGTGGCCCGATTTCTCCCGTTGCGCCGCCTGCGACGACAACCTGACCGGCGGGGCGGCGGTGGACGTGGCGGGCGGCCGCGTTTTGTGCCGCGGGCACCGGCGTGAGGGGCACCTGCCGCTCAACGCGGGCGGCGTCCGGCTCCTCGAAGGGATAGAGCGCCGGGCGGTTCTCAAGGGCCGCCACGACGCCGACGTTCTCTCGGGCGCGCTCAGGGTCTCGCTTTCGCTGATCGAATACCACTTCGATCTCCGGCTGCGCTCCACGGATCTTTTAACGGGCGCCGAAGGTCTCCTCGGACGGACGGCCGAGGTTCGACGCTGAAGGGGGAAATTTATGAAAGTCGGCATCAACGGGTTCGGGCGGATCGGGCGCACGCTCCTGCGCTACGCCCGGGGCCGGTACGATTACCAGATAGTCGCCATAAACGACATCACCGACCCCGGTACGCTGGCGCACCTGTTGAAGCACGATTCGATCCACGGCACCTACTCCGCCGACGTTTCGATAGACGGGGATTATCTGGTGGTGGACGGCGACCGGATCCGGGTGCTCTCGGAGCGGGACCCGGCGAAACTGCCCTGGCGCGAGTTGGGCGTGGACGTGGTGCTGGAATCCACCGGCCTCTTCCGCGACCGGGCCGGGGCCGGTAAACACCTCCAGGCCGGCGCCAAAAAGGTCGTCATCAGCGCCCCCGGCAAGGAACCGGACATCACCGTCGTCCTCGGCGTCAACTTCGACGCCTACGACCCCAAAAAGCACCACATCATCTCCAACGCGAGCTGCACCACCAACTGCCTGGCCCCCGTGGCCAAGGTGCTCCACGAGTCCTTCGGGATCGAGCACGGCCTGATGACCACCATCCATTCCTACACCAACGACCAGCGCATCCTCGACCTGCCGCACAAGGACCTGCGGCGGGCGCGGGCGGCGGCGATGAACATGATCCCCACCACCACCGGCGCCGCCAATGCGGTGGGCCTGGTTCTGCCCGATCTGGCCGGGAAGCTCGACGGCATCTCCGTCCGGGTTCCCACCCCCGACGTGTCGTTGGTGGACCTCGTCGTTTGTTTGAAGCGCGAGGCCACGGCCGACGAGATAAACGGCGCGGTCAGGGCGGCCGCACAGGGCCCCCTCAAGGGCATCCTCGTTTACTGCGAGGAGCCCCTCGTCTCCAGCGATTTCATCGGCAACCCCGCCAGCTCCATCTTCGACGCCGAATACACCAAGAGCTACGGCACCTTCGCCAAGGTCCTGAGCTGGTACGATAACGAGTGGGGCTACTCCTGCCGCACCGCCGATCTGATCGCCAAGCTCTTCTAGGCGGAATGGTATTCTGGCGGGAATGGCTGAGGGGGGCCTTTCGGTTCCTCTTCGGGTGGCCGGCGCGGCTCCTGGCCGGGCTGAAGGTCTCGCCGTCGGCCCTGACGCTCTGCGGCCTTCTGGCGAGCCTGGGCGCCGGATTCCTCTTCGCCCTGGGCGCTCTCCCGGGCGCCGCATGGCTTCTGTTGCTCGCCGGATTCTTCGACATGACCGACGGGCAGGTGGCCCGGCTGCGCGGTCTGGAATCCAAGCGCGGGGCCTACCTGGACAGCTTCACCGACCGCTGGGCGGACGGGGCGGTCCTGGCGGGCGTCGCGTACCTCACGGCCCAGCGGGGGGATTTACTCTATCTGGCGTTCACCCTGGCGGCCCTGGTCGGCTCGCTCACCGTCAGCTACGCCAAGGCCCGCGCCGAGAGCCTCGCCCTGGAGTGCAGGGTCGGGTTCTGGGAGCGACCGGAGCGGATGGTGCTCCTTTTGATCGGCGGGTTCGCGGGTTATACTGTGCTCAAGATTTGTGTTATTATCCTCGCGGTGGGGACATTCTGCACCGCCATCCGCCGCCTCGCGTACACCCTGGCGAGGCTGTCGGAGACCGACGCGAAGGGCGGGGAGTGATCCCGGTTTAGTGTACCTTTTTATCGCAGCACAAGGGGGTGCGCCCTGATGGCCGGCGAGGTCAGAGTTGCCGTTGTCGGGGTGGGCAATTGCGCCAGCTCCCTCATCCAGGGCGTCTGGTTCTACCGGGAAGCGTTGGACGACGCGCTGGTGCCGGGCCTGATGCACGTCAACCTGGGCGGATACCACGTCCGGGACATCCGCTTCGTCGCCGCCTTCGACGTGAACGCCGACAAGGTCGGCCGCGACCTCTCCGAGGCCATCTTCGCCCCGCCCAACAACACCTTCCGCTTCACCGACCCCCCCACCCTGGGAACCCAGGTCCAGCAAGGCCCCCTCCTCGACGGCATCGGGAAGTACCTCCGCGACATCGTCCCCCTGGCCACGGGCGAGCCGGTGGACGTCGCCGCGACGCTGAGGGAATCGGGCGCCGAAATTTTGCTCAACTACCTCCCCGTGGGCAGCGAGAAGGCCACCCGCTTCTACATCAACGAGGCCCTGAAGGCCGACGTGGCCGTCGTCAACTGCGTGCCGGTATTCATCGCCTCCACCGGCGAGTGGCACACACGCTTCGCCTCCAAGGGGCTCCCCCTCATCGGCGACGACGTGAAGAGCCAGGTCGGGGCCACCATCATCCACCGCATCCTGGCCAAGCTCTTCGAGGACCGCGGGGTGTTGCTCAAGCGTACCAGCCAGCTCAACGTCGGGGGCAACTCCGATTTCCTCAACATGCTCGAGCGGGAGCGCCTCGAGAGCAAGCGCATCTCCAAGACCCAGTCGGTGACCAGCAACATCTCCCAACACCCCGGCGACGACAACATCCACATCGGCCCCTCGGACTACGTCCCCTGGCTCAAGGACCGGAAGTGGGCCCACATCCGCCTCGAGGGCGAGGCCTTCGGCTCGGTGCCCCTCAACCTGGAGCTCAAGCTGGAGGTCTGGGATTCGCCCAATTCCGCCGGCGTGGTCATTGACGCCGTCCGCTGCGCCAAGCTGGCCCTGGACGCCGGTGTGGGAGGCGTCCTGGAAGGACCGTCTGCCTACTTTATGAAGTCGCCACCAGCGCAGCACTCCGACGACGTTGCTCGGAACATGGTCGAGGAGTTCATCGCGACGTACGCGAAGTCGAAGTCGAAACCGGCCAAGCCCTCCGCCAAGGCCGGCGTCCCGACCAAGACCCGTTGAGCGGCACCCGGTCGCTGCCCGGGCACTGCGTGAACCATACCGATCGCCCCGCCGTCGCCGGATGCCGGCACTGCGGGGATTTTCTGTGCGCCGAGTGCGTCTCGGCGGGCGTAGACGGGGTATGCGCGGTCTGCGCGGGGGCGGGCAGCGATAACCCGGCGGCCCTCTGGGAACGCAGGAGGAGCGCGGGCGGTTTCTTTAAAATATTCTGGGGCGTTCTCCACGGGCCGGAAAAATTCTTCGGCGGAATGCCGCACGGGCGGGGCGCCTGGTACGCCTACCTCTACGCCGGAATCATTCTTCTCGTATCGGCGCTTTTGACTACCGGGATGACCTGGCTCGTCGGGGGCGGGCCCTTCCCCTGGTACGTCGCGCTCAACGCGCCGGGGCTGGCCGGGCTCCTCCTCCTCGACGCCGCCGCCCTCTTCGGCCTGGGGCGGCTGTACCAGCGCAGGCTCTCCTTCCGGGACATCCTGCGCGTCGCGGCCTACGGCGCCACGGCCTACATCGTCCTTTTCATCCCCGTCTTCGGACCGCTCCTGGTTCTGGCCCTGAGCCTGGTCTACCTGACCCTGGGGGCCCACCGCGGCCTGCACCTGGGCGTCGCCCAGTCGCTATCCCTGGCCCTGCTGCCGGTCCTCATCCGCCTCGGCGCGGTCTGGATCATCTACGGCGACCGCTTCTGGGAGCTCGTCGCCGGCTAAGGCGCGCCTTTTAAGGCGAGCCTTTTGACCCTGGTCTCGGGAACGATTATCTCCTATAATAGGGATGTGGACGCCCGGGAGGTTCTGATGAAAACCCGCTGGTTGATTTTTGTGGTACTGCTGACGGCGGTGGCCGCGATGGCCGCCGAAGAGGACGCCGGAACGGCCTGCTTTCCCTTCCTTCGGCTCGGGGTCGGGGCGCGGTCCCTGGCGCTCGGGGAAGCCTTCGTCGCCGACGCCCGGGATGCCGAGGCCGCGGTTCTCAACCCGGCGCTTTTATCGAAGAACCGCCGCCACGCCGTCACCTTCACCCACGACGAGTACCTGGCCGACCTCACCTTCGAGTTCGGCGCCTACGCCTTCCCTGTGGCAGGGGGCGAGGCCGGGAGCATCGCCGTCGCTGCCCGCTACATCTCCTACGGCACCCTGCAGGGCTACGATGAGTACGGCGTGCCAACGGCGGAGTTTCCCGCGGCGGACCTGGCGGCCGGCGTGTCCTACGGGATCGAGCTCTTCCAGGGCTTCGGCGCCGGGGCGACGGTGAACTACATCTACTCGCGCATTGACGACGTCAACACCTCGACCGTCGCCTTCGACCTGGGGCTCTCGTACCAGCCCCTGAACGCCCTCCGCCTCGGTTTCACCGCCGCCAACCTCGGGCCCGACGTCAAGTACGTGAGCCTGGAGAGCCCTCTCCCCGTCACGCTGCGCCTGGGCGCCGCCGGAGACGTCCTCGACCTGCCCCGGCACCGGGTCACCCTCTTCGCCGACGGGGTCTATCCCGTTTACGCCAAACCCTACGGGGCCTTCGGCCTCGAGTACACCATGTTCGACCTGGTGAGCTTCCGGGGCGGTTACCGGCTGGGGCACGACACGGCCACCTTCTCCTTCGGCGTCGGCTTCCAGTTCGCCCTGTGGGAATCGGTGCT
This window harbors:
- a CDS encoding helix-turn-helix domain-containing protein; this encodes MTEKPLTETQMRILGAARGLLEHRSVGELRMRDIARAGGLAPASVYDHFRGKDDLLRALWQLEAADLARRFERALETAADGVEGMVAFGYAVFSDFAGYAGSRARTVEFLLDSRFGGTAKDALVRGHHQLRALLVSALQRTFPGIPLRRAKALSDLTLAVTSGLALAHLYGGNELDPDVLFGQWLELLELSVTHLKD
- a CDS encoding CDP-alcohol phosphatidyltransferase family protein produces the protein MVFWREWLRGAFRFLFGWPARLLAGLKVSPSALTLCGLLASLGAGFLFALGALPGAAWLLLLAGFFDMTDGQVARLRGLESKRGAYLDSFTDRWADGAVLAGVAYLTAQRGDLLYLAFTLAALVGSLTVSYAKARAESLALECRVGFWERPERMVLLLIGGFAGYTVLKICVIILAVGTFCTAIRRLAYTLARLSETDAKGGE
- a CDS encoding inositol-3-phosphate synthase, with protein sequence MAGEVRVAVVGVGNCASSLIQGVWFYREALDDALVPGLMHVNLGGYHVRDIRFVAAFDVNADKVGRDLSEAIFAPPNNTFRFTDPPTLGTQVQQGPLLDGIGKYLRDIVPLATGEPVDVAATLRESGAEILLNYLPVGSEKATRFYINEALKADVAVVNCVPVFIASTGEWHTRFASKGLPLIGDDVKSQVGATIIHRILAKLFEDRGVLLKRTSQLNVGGNSDFLNMLERERLESKRISKTQSVTSNISQHPGDDNIHIGPSDYVPWLKDRKWAHIRLEGEAFGSVPLNLELKLEVWDSPNSAGVVIDAVRCAKLALDAGVGGVLEGPSAYFMKSPPAQHSDDVARNMVEEFIATYAKSKSKPAKPSAKAGVPTKTR
- a CDS encoding PorV/PorQ family protein, which produces MKTRWLIFVVLLTAVAAMAAEEDAGTACFPFLRLGVGARSLALGEAFVADARDAEAAVLNPALLSKNRRHAVTFTHDEYLADLTFEFGAYAFPVAGGEAGSIAVAARYISYGTLQGYDEYGVPTAEFPAADLAAGVSYGIELFQGFGAGATVNYIYSRIDDVNTSTVAFDLGLSYQPLNALRLGFTAANLGPDVKYVSLESPLPVTLRLGAAGDVLDLPRHRVTLFADGVYPVYAKPYGAFGLEYTMFDLVSFRGGYRLGHDTATFSFGVGFQFALWESVLLNLDYAYADYGDLDATHLFTLGLLI
- the recO gene encoding DNA repair protein RecO, whose amino-acid sequence is MPLFKTEALVLAARPLGDTEKIVTLLTPKLGVIRAVAKGARRPKSRLAGGTVAYRVIEALVYRKEGRELDFLSEAHVLSGAPRIGSDWRLFLHAGTLAEVALAAGEDCYQLLRTALELLEGGIDPRPASLFFFKSLLKAQGLWPDFSRCAACDDNLTGGAAVDVAGGRVLCRGHRREGHLPLNAGGVRLLEGIERRAVLKGRHDADVLSGALRVSLSLIEYHFDLRLRSTDLLTGAEGLLGRTAEVRR
- a CDS encoding DUF3795 domain-containing protein, producing the protein MLETGGFCGIDCDTCPALLATRKGDEAALAAVAAEWSKMYGADIPPESIPCAGCFARPPEPTGCHAHECGIRACALQRGVDTCAECPDYACDRLAEFFAVAPEAQANLDARRKG
- a CDS encoding VOC family protein — encoded protein: MHGVCHFDIPTKNPAKLAPFYRDVFGWKTEVSQGYHMFRPPNSITGGLDTKIVAPVIYVEVADITAKLGEVERAGGKTVTPRTHIGEGFGYYAYFADTEGNVIGLWSQH
- the gap gene encoding type I glyceraldehyde-3-phosphate dehydrogenase; this translates as MKVGINGFGRIGRTLLRYARGRYDYQIVAINDITDPGTLAHLLKHDSIHGTYSADVSIDGDYLVVDGDRIRVLSERDPAKLPWRELGVDVVLESTGLFRDRAGAGKHLQAGAKKVVISAPGKEPDITVVLGVNFDAYDPKKHHIISNASCTTNCLAPVAKVLHESFGIEHGLMTTIHSYTNDQRILDLPHKDLRRARAAAMNMIPTTTGAANAVGLVLPDLAGKLDGISVRVPTPDVSLVDLVVCLKREATADEINGAVRAAAQGPLKGILVYCEEPLVSSDFIGNPASSIFDAEYTKSYGTFAKVLSWYDNEWGYSCRTADLIAKLF
- a CDS encoding rubredoxin; the encoded protein is MAVFICGKCGHETEDVRCCPKVCPKCGAPREALKKE
- a CDS encoding YIP1 family protein, with product MNHTDRPAVAGCRHCGDFLCAECVSAGVDGVCAVCAGAGSDNPAALWERRRSAGGFFKIFWGVLHGPEKFFGGMPHGRGAWYAYLYAGIILLVSALLTTGMTWLVGGGPFPWYVALNAPGLAGLLLLDAAALFGLGRLYQRRLSFRDILRVAAYGATAYIVLFIPVFGPLLVLALSLVYLTLGAHRGLHLGVAQSLSLALLPVLIRLGAVWIIYGDRFWELVAG
- a CDS encoding DUF3795 domain-containing protein; the encoded protein is MLERGGFCGLDCDACPSLAVGGKDYGAGTIPCGGCFAGPSDAPGCSFEDCRIRSCALERGVPTCAECDRYVCGILDEFFRSFPGGDGARKNLDSRRKA